The nucleotide window AACTTGTGCCGCGACGTCGACTGCATTTAGGGAACCCGTCAAGGGCGGTACTTCTTTGCGTCGATGCAGCGTCACGTGATCGAGGTTTCCCGCGACGGTGCGGATGCTCGCGACATCTGAACGGCGCGCCGCCACGAGAACCGCTACGGCGCCACCACCTGAAAATCCGACCAGCTCGATAACTGTCGCGCCGGCAATTTTCTTGGCCTGATCAATGACCGCCGAAGTCGATGCAATCACTTCGGGAGCAAACCGGTGGCTGGTCCAATATTTCTGCGTACAATTGGGATTACGACCAACGCCGATAAATTGACACGGCCGGGCGATATAGAAGACGGCTGAAGTATGATCGGCGGCAGCTAACTTCAGTCCAACGGGATTTCGTGGCGTCGGATCGGGCGAAATGCGGTAGCGACTGATCCAGGCAAAACCATCCCCTTCGATATAAACTCTTAGCGCCGGGCCGGAGGCCGCCGCGGAAGATGGCCCAGCACGGTAAAATGTCTGCAATTCGAATGCGTCGCCGCGCAAGATTTGCGTGCTAAAACCCGCGCCACGCGCTAATTGCTGCGCGCCGTCGCGGCGGTCCTCCACGCCCGCGCAGGCGGCAAGCGCTACAATAGCGAAGAGCACGGCCACGACTGAAATCAAATTGTTTTGCATGTTGGATTCTTGCGCCACTACGCGCACGCCCCTTGCCTACTGCTCATTTTTAATTTGGTTCGTTTGATAGGACGCTTCCATTGCCAAATGAAAGATGGCCCCGCTGTTACGGCGGGGCCATCCAATCGATATTTATTTTCTCGCGATAACGAGATTCTAGAAGTTGTATTTAGCCCGGAAACTGCCCGTGTGGCTAAGAAAGTCACTCTTGATATCAGCATCGTAATCAGCGCTGAGGTCCCACATGCCGTCAGCCGTGGAGAAGGTAAGTCCGGCACCAACCGCGCCGCCAAACTCTTCAACTTCCGCGCCCTTAGTCGTGAAAGTCG belongs to Pseudomonadota bacterium and includes:
- a CDS encoding alpha/beta hydrolase; this translates as MAQESNMQNNLISVVAVLFAIVALAACAGVEDRRDGAQQLARGAGFSTQILRGDAFELQTFYRAGPSSAAASGPALRVYIEGDGFAWISRYRISPDPTPRNPVGLKLAAADHTSAVFYIARPCQFIGVGRNPNCTQKYWTSHRFAPEVIASTSAVIDQAKKIAGATVIELVGFSGGGAVAVLVAARRSDVASIRTVAGNLDHVTLHRRKEVPPLTGSLNAVDVAAQVAAIPQIHYVGAEDEIIGAYVAKSYRHRAGTSNCIAIQTISGASHTGGWDEIWPSLVASPLSGCK